The Peribacillus sp. FSL P2-0133 genome has a segment encoding these proteins:
- the gerQ gene encoding spore coat protein GerQ, which produces MSQNNPYGNYPYGGSPYYPYENNEPELRQQNPNPQQGYPQQGYQQPSYQPQQPTMAGTPQPVPMQVSPATSGPQIPGMLPVEQSYIENILRLNKGKLATVYTTFENNKEWNAKIFKGIIEAAGRDHLIISDPQTGKRYLIPMVYLDYISFDEEIEYEYPFGGAGLTTYSPR; this is translated from the coding sequence ATGTCACAAAATAATCCTTATGGTAACTACCCGTACGGGGGAAGCCCCTATTACCCCTATGAGAATAATGAGCCTGAACTAAGGCAGCAGAATCCTAACCCGCAACAAGGTTACCCACAGCAAGGATACCAACAACCATCATACCAGCCACAACAGCCCACTATGGCAGGCACGCCACAACCAGTGCCGATGCAGGTGAGTCCAGCCACTTCCGGACCACAGATACCCGGCATGCTTCCGGTCGAACAGTCGTACATCGAGAACATCTTGCGTTTGAATAAAGGGAAATTGGCCACTGTTTATACAACGTTTGAAAACAACAAGGAATGGAATGCCAAGATCTTCAAAGGAATCATCGAGGCTGCAGGACGCGATCACTTAATCATAAGCGATCCTCAAACGGGAAAACGATACTTAATCCCGATGGTATACTTAGATTATATATCGTTTGATGAAGAAATCGAATATGAATATCCATTTGGAGGCGCTGGGCTTACCACCTATTCGCCAAGGTGA
- a CDS encoding uracil-DNA glycosylase, which produces MAKQLLTNDWWPLLKEEFKKEYYQELREFIKQEYSQQVVHPDQDDIFNALHYTPYEEVKVVILGQDPYHGPGQAHGLSFSVKPEVRIPPSLRNIFKELHTDLGYEVPNNGYLVEWAKQGVLLLNTVMTVREGEANSHRGKGWEIFTNQVIRLLNDRPKPVVFILWGKPAQTKIPLIDETRHKIIKSVHPSPLSASRGFFGTKPFSTTNQLLMEMGESPIDWKISNR; this is translated from the coding sequence ATGGCAAAGCAGTTATTAACAAATGATTGGTGGCCTCTATTGAAAGAGGAATTCAAAAAAGAATATTACCAGGAGCTAAGGGAATTCATAAAGCAAGAGTACAGTCAGCAAGTCGTTCATCCCGATCAGGACGATATTTTCAATGCACTTCACTATACTCCTTATGAAGAAGTAAAGGTTGTCATCCTTGGACAGGACCCTTACCATGGCCCTGGTCAAGCGCATGGCCTTAGTTTTTCAGTTAAGCCGGAGGTTCGCATCCCACCTTCTTTAAGAAATATTTTTAAAGAGTTACACACCGATCTAGGCTATGAGGTTCCGAATAATGGTTACCTAGTCGAATGGGCAAAACAGGGAGTGCTTCTATTGAATACCGTCATGACTGTTCGTGAGGGAGAGGCAAACTCACACCGCGGAAAAGGATGGGAAATCTTTACGAATCAAGTTATTCGCCTATTGAATGACCGTCCGAAACCTGTTGTATTCATCCTGTGGGGGAAACCTGCACAAACCAAAATCCCTTTGATTGATGAGACCCGTCATAAAATCATTAAGTCCGTACATCCAAGTCCGCTGTCGGCTTCCCGTGGTTTCTTTGGCACCAAACCTTTTTCCACAACAAATCAATTGCTGATGGAAATGGGGGAATCCCCAATTGATTGGAAAATCTCGAACCGATGA
- a CDS encoding lipoate--protein ligase family protein, translating into MSETDSLLMQQEWRIIDQSSVGPQFPALESFAMDDTFCASVGAGNSAAVARAWVHHRTIVMGIQDTKLPFLKKGLDHLEEHGFQAIVRNSGGLAVVLDEGVLNLSLIFPENEQKIEINRGYDAMWELVQLMFADFPVTMEAREIVGSYCPGSYDLSINGQKFAGISQRRIRNGVAVQIYLCVNGSGAERASLVKGFYDAAKGNEETKFAYPDIVPSVMASLTELLGVQLSVQDVMLRFLHVLKEHSERIFSDTLSVQEWPMYEAYLTRVMERNDKVFDALKD; encoded by the coding sequence ATGAGTGAAACAGATTCATTATTAATGCAGCAAGAGTGGAGGATTATTGATCAGTCTTCCGTTGGACCTCAGTTTCCAGCTCTGGAGTCCTTTGCGATGGATGATACATTTTGTGCTTCTGTAGGGGCAGGTAATTCAGCGGCCGTAGCCAGGGCGTGGGTACATCATCGAACCATCGTCATGGGTATACAGGATACGAAGTTGCCTTTTCTTAAAAAGGGTTTGGATCATTTAGAAGAACATGGTTTTCAGGCCATCGTGAGGAATTCCGGAGGGCTGGCAGTCGTGCTGGATGAGGGTGTCCTTAATTTGTCGCTCATTTTTCCTGAAAACGAGCAGAAAATTGAAATCAATCGTGGATATGATGCGATGTGGGAGCTTGTCCAATTGATGTTTGCCGATTTCCCGGTCACGATGGAGGCAAGGGAAATCGTCGGTTCCTATTGTCCTGGAAGTTATGATTTAAGTATAAATGGGCAAAAGTTTGCCGGTATATCCCAACGCAGGATTCGCAATGGCGTAGCGGTGCAAATCTATTTGTGTGTCAATGGAAGCGGGGCTGAACGTGCCAGTCTCGTGAAGGGTTTTTATGATGCAGCTAAAGGAAATGAAGAAACCAAATTCGCTTATCCCGATATCGTCCCTTCGGTAATGGCGTCCCTAACGGAATTGTTGGGCGTGCAATTGAGTGTTCAGGACGTTATGCTCAGATTCCTGCATGTATTGAAGGAACATAGCGAAAGGATATTCTCTGACACTCTTTCCGTTCAGGAATGGCCGATGTATGAGGCATACTTGACAAGAGTGATGGAACGCAATGATAAAGTATTCGATGCATTAAAGGATTGA
- a CDS encoding YwdI family protein: MQGVFFSDFCYASYDSFDLYIDEVVKLDISSRQMLDKIEELVLKAKQANSEDKVQGYVIAIKSLCEVMVDEKAANISIPKPITLTQPVMSATPNVEPVKMDEANGESLFDF; encoded by the coding sequence ATGCAAGGTGTTTTCTTCTCTGATTTTTGCTATGCTAGTTATGATAGTTTTGACCTGTATATAGACGAGGTGGTAAAGTTGGATATTTCATCAAGACAAATGTTGGATAAAATTGAAGAGCTTGTTTTAAAAGCGAAACAGGCAAATTCAGAGGATAAGGTGCAGGGGTATGTAATCGCCATTAAGTCCCTTTGTGAAGTAATGGTGGATGAAAAAGCAGCGAACATCAGCATACCGAAGCCAATCACATTGACCCAGCCCGTTATGTCGGCTACACCGAATGTAGAACCGGTTAAAATGGATGAGGCCAATGGGGAGTCCTTGTTCGATTTTTAA
- a CDS encoding general stress protein yields the protein MYQVHVVENGLQAKEKIDQLVTSGYTKDDVYLFAHDKTRSKHLTENTNTEDVGMKEQGFLDTVGNLFKSRGDELRNRMSNLGLTDMEAERYEEVLDEGKVVIVASKQDNKDGVTH from the coding sequence ATGTATCAAGTACACGTAGTAGAAAACGGTTTACAAGCAAAGGAAAAAATCGATCAATTAGTTACTTCAGGATATACGAAGGACGATGTATATTTGTTTGCCCATGATAAAACGCGTTCGAAGCACCTCACTGAGAATACAAATACGGAAGATGTAGGCATGAAGGAACAAGGCTTCCTTGATACGGTTGGAAATCTCTTTAAATCACGTGGAGACGAACTTCGTAATCGAATGAGCAATCTTGGTCTTACGGATATGGAAGCAGAACGATACGAGGAAGTACTTGACGAAGGGAAAGTCGTCATCGTTGCTTCCAAACAAGATAATAAAGACGGGGTTACACACTAA
- a CDS encoding DUF423 domain-containing protein — MKLFIILGALNGFIAVALGAFGAHGLEGKIPDKYLETWQTAVQYQMFHAVGLLVIGILAGKISSPLINWSGWLMLIGIILFSGSLFVLSVTQIKVLGAITPLGGVSFLVAWVLMIIAAYKYL; from the coding sequence TTGAAACTGTTCATCATTTTAGGTGCATTGAATGGGTTTATTGCTGTGGCACTAGGTGCATTCGGTGCACACGGACTGGAAGGGAAAATTCCTGATAAATATTTAGAAACCTGGCAAACCGCTGTTCAATATCAAATGTTCCATGCGGTGGGTTTATTGGTAATTGGAATATTGGCTGGGAAGATTTCAAGTCCGCTGATCAACTGGTCCGGCTGGCTTATGCTAATAGGAATTATCCTGTTTTCCGGAAGCCTATTCGTTCTAAGCGTTACGCAAATCAAAGTCCTTGGTGCCATCACACCGCTTGGCGGGGTTTCATTCTTGGTTGCTTGGGTCTTAATGATCATTGCTGCATATAAATACTTGTAA
- the pta gene encoding phosphate acetyltransferase — protein sequence MGDLFEILEAKVMGHNLKIVFPEGLDERILGAAARLAKAKLVTPVLIGDIGSIQEKAKDMKISLDAIEIYDPKNYIMMDEMVEAFVKVREGKATEVQAREILMDENYFGTMLVHMKQAHGMVSGATHSTADTVRPALRIIKTKPGVQKTSGVFIMVRDEEKYVFADCAININPNSQDLAEIAIESAKTALMFDIEPRVAMLSFSTKGSATSPETLKVADAVDLAKEMDPEVILDGEFQFDAAFVPSVARKKAPDSLIQGDANVFIFPSLEAGNISYKMVQRLGGFEAVGPILQGLNRPVNDLSRGCSEEDVYKLAVITAAQGFVAQYQ from the coding sequence ATGGGTGATTTATTTGAAATATTGGAAGCGAAAGTTATGGGGCATAATTTAAAGATCGTTTTTCCAGAAGGGCTGGATGAACGGATTTTGGGAGCGGCAGCAAGGCTTGCCAAAGCTAAACTGGTGACACCGGTATTGATCGGGGATATCGGGTCGATTCAAGAGAAGGCAAAAGATATGAAAATCTCCCTTGATGCAATCGAAATATATGATCCGAAGAATTATATCATGATGGACGAAATGGTTGAAGCGTTCGTGAAGGTCCGTGAGGGTAAAGCGACCGAGGTACAAGCACGTGAAATCTTAATGGATGAGAACTACTTTGGAACCATGCTCGTCCATATGAAACAGGCACATGGAATGGTGAGTGGTGCAACGCATTCGACTGCCGATACGGTTCGTCCCGCCTTAAGGATCATAAAAACAAAGCCAGGCGTCCAAAAAACATCGGGAGTATTCATCATGGTCCGGGATGAAGAAAAATATGTGTTCGCGGATTGTGCGATCAATATAAACCCCAATTCCCAAGACCTGGCTGAAATTGCTATAGAAAGTGCGAAGACTGCACTAATGTTCGATATCGAACCGCGTGTGGCAATGCTGAGCTTTTCGACGAAGGGGTCGGCAACATCCCCCGAAACCTTAAAAGTGGCTGATGCTGTCGATTTGGCAAAAGAAATGGACCCTGAAGTAATTCTTGATGGGGAATTTCAGTTTGACGCGGCTTTCGTTCCTTCGGTAGCAAGAAAAAAAGCGCCGGATTCCCTTATTCAGGGGGATGCGAATGTTTTTATTTTCCCAAGTCTCGAAGCAGGGAACATTAGCTATAAGATGGTACAGCGCTTGGGTGGCTTCGAAGCGGTCGGTCCGATCCTACAGGGGCTGAACCGTCCGGTGAATGACCTTTCGAGGGGATGCAGTGAAGAGGATGTATATAAACTGGCTGTCATTACAGCGGCACAGGGATTTGTGGCGCAGTATCAATAG
- the hemQ gene encoding hydrogen peroxide-dependent heme synthase, producing the protein MSEAAQTLDGWYCLHDFRLIDWASWKTLSSDERQLAISEFQGLVDKWNMTQSDNEGSHALYSIVGQKADFMLMFARPTMEELNAIENEFNKTKLAEYTVPAYSYVSVVELSNYLAGGDGEDPYQNPHVRSRLYPILPKAKHVCFYPMDKRRDGDDNWYMLSMEERKGLMRSHGLIGRSYAGKVKQIISGSVGFDDYEWGVTLFADDVLQFKKLIYEMRFDEVSARYAAFGSFFVGNILPEENVPSFLYV; encoded by the coding sequence ATGAGTGAAGCAGCACAAACACTGGACGGCTGGTATTGTTTACATGATTTCCGTCTGATCGACTGGGCTTCTTGGAAAACGTTATCAAGCGACGAACGCCAATTGGCCATCTCAGAATTCCAAGGTTTAGTGGATAAATGGAATATGACACAAAGCGACAATGAAGGCAGCCATGCCCTATATTCCATCGTTGGTCAGAAAGCGGACTTCATGCTTATGTTTGCCCGCCCAACCATGGAGGAATTGAATGCAATTGAAAACGAATTCAACAAAACGAAGCTTGCGGAATATACAGTTCCTGCTTATTCATACGTTTCCGTCGTGGAATTAAGCAATTACTTAGCTGGAGGAGATGGTGAGGACCCTTACCAGAACCCTCATGTCCGTTCAAGACTTTATCCGATACTTCCAAAAGCGAAACATGTGTGCTTCTATCCAATGGACAAGCGTCGTGATGGCGATGATAACTGGTATATGCTTTCCATGGAAGAGCGCAAAGGCTTAATGCGTTCCCACGGCTTGATTGGCCGCAGTTATGCCGGTAAAGTGAAACAAATCATTTCGGGTTCTGTCGGTTTTGACGATTATGAATGGGGCGTTACACTATTCGCAGATGATGTCCTTCAATTTAAAAAATTAATCTATGAAATGCGTTTTGATGAAGTGAGTGCACGTTACGCTGCATTTGGTTCTTTCTTTGTAGGCAATATCCTGCCGGAAGAAAACGTACCTTCATTCCTATACGTATAA
- a CDS encoding phospholipase D family protein: protein MKKWYKRKRFYLLVSILIVIALVIVYNSYKPLPDGISYEGKVHHVKDIDFIYDLSYHDEQGDMQHEQRIFRTINQAIEEADSYIVIDMFLFNAFYDEKINFPKLTETLKDNLVEQKKKKPGLQVIFITDEVNTSYNAYQLEALETMKKNGIDVIVTNLDRLRDPNPLYSGVYRTFFQWFGESGKGWIVNPMAKSAPKVTLRSYLRLMNIKANHRKVVATEKTAIISSANPHDASGFHSNIAFQMDGNIIGDFVKAEEAASKFSGGPKSFPEFKGTSADKGPISVQLLTEGKINKHVLKSIRDTEKGDKIHLAMFYIADREVVESLTDAAKRGVKIQMILDPNQNAFGSEKIGLPNLPVAAEFDKLGDDNISIRWYKTEKEQFHTKLMMIKKPKETIVLGGSANYTSRNLDDYNLEANIEIHAPNDADVSNDVENYFQRLWTNQDGTYTVDYSEYQKKLPVFKYLTYRIQKVFRFTTY, encoded by the coding sequence ATGAAAAAATGGTACAAAAGAAAACGATTTTATCTGCTTGTCAGCATTTTGATCGTCATTGCACTCGTAATCGTCTATAACAGCTACAAGCCTCTCCCCGATGGTATTTCCTATGAAGGAAAGGTTCACCATGTCAAGGATATCGATTTCATCTATGACCTTTCCTATCACGATGAACAAGGGGATATGCAACATGAGCAGCGAATTTTCCGAACCATAAATCAAGCCATAGAAGAGGCTGATTCTTATATCGTAATCGACATGTTTTTGTTTAATGCTTTTTATGATGAAAAGATAAACTTCCCGAAGCTAACCGAGACTCTGAAGGATAATCTGGTTGAACAAAAGAAAAAGAAACCTGGCCTCCAGGTTATTTTCATTACTGATGAAGTGAATACTTCCTATAATGCCTACCAGCTAGAGGCATTGGAAACGATGAAGAAAAATGGCATTGATGTCATTGTTACCAACTTAGACCGCCTCCGGGATCCTAATCCTCTCTATTCAGGTGTATATCGGACCTTTTTCCAATGGTTCGGTGAAAGCGGGAAAGGCTGGATTGTGAATCCAATGGCAAAAAGCGCTCCAAAGGTCACCTTGCGTTCTTATCTTAGACTGATGAATATCAAAGCCAATCACAGAAAAGTGGTCGCTACTGAAAAAACGGCCATCATCTCATCTGCCAATCCTCATGACGCAAGTGGATTCCATTCCAATATTGCGTTCCAGATGGATGGGAATATCATCGGAGATTTTGTTAAAGCCGAAGAAGCCGCTTCGAAATTCTCGGGAGGACCGAAGTCATTTCCTGAGTTCAAAGGGACATCAGCAGATAAAGGACCTATATCCGTACAATTGCTAACGGAAGGAAAAATTAATAAACATGTCCTTAAGTCAATAAGGGATACAGAAAAAGGGGACAAGATCCATCTTGCCATGTTTTACATTGCAGATCGCGAGGTTGTCGAGTCGCTAACGGATGCAGCTAAACGCGGTGTGAAGATTCAAATGATATTGGATCCGAATCAAAACGCGTTCGGAAGTGAAAAAATCGGACTTCCTAATCTTCCAGTTGCCGCTGAATTCGATAAACTGGGGGATGATAACATCTCGATCCGCTGGTATAAAACAGAAAAAGAACAGTTCCATACAAAGCTGATGATGATCAAAAAGCCTAAAGAAACGATTGTTCTTGGTGGATCGGCTAATTACACTTCACGCAATCTAGATGACTATAATCTTGAAGCTAATATTGAAATCCATGCTCCAAATGATGCGGACGTTTCTAATGATGTAGAAAACTATTTTCAAAGACTTTGGACAAATCAAGATGGAACATACACTGTAGATTATAGTGAATATCAAAAGAAACTACCTGTTTTCAAATATTTGACCTATCGCATTCAAAAGGTGTTCCGCTTCACCACTTACTAA